AGTGTTGATGTCCCTGGTTCTGCGGGGGTAAGCGTTTCCGGGAGGTACAGGCACCGCGAGACCTTTGGGCGGTGTCTCCAAATGGTTCTTGTTATGGGgatggatgaggatgagtgGGATGATGTGTTGCGTGGTGGGGAGACGGCCGATGTGCTTGATAAATTGAGCGGGgacgagaggagaagggtCAGGGGGATGGTCAGGCGGTAGTTTTTTCTCCCGTTTTTTGTTTCTTGTCTTGTGAAAATTCGTGAATATAGTTTATAGGTTTAGTGCTACTAGTGTATAAGGATTACAAAGATAATAACCTCATCACCTATCATTTATTATGGGCGGGCCCATCAGCCCAAGCATTCGGAAGCGGAAGCTTATATCCCAATAATTTGCCAGTCTATTTGAACTAAATTAGCACTGTGGATCATCACATCTATATCCAGAATGGTGGATGTAATGATTATCAAGACCATAACAAAATAATAATGGATGGAAGGAGGAACTTCCTCTCTTTCATTAGTATATACAGTTATCACACAATCCCAGAAATATACAGTATTCAATCCCAACCCAGGCTCCGTGAGACATTTTGAGAATGCGAGCTCGAAAAGCGTaggtaaaaaaaaagaaagggagTAACGCCTGCTGAAAAACAAAAATCTCCCATAGGTCTAGAAGCAAGGCACGAATTAACGCGCGGCGGAGCAAACAAAATCCTATAGCACCAGAGGAAAAAGCTCAGCCAGAGGGGTCGTTGGAGGAAAACAAAACACAAGTGGATATCTCGGGCATGCACAAAATTCAGAAAGGGAAATGAAATGCAAGCTATAATGAAGCaaaacgaaaaaaaaaacgcGATTAACTCAGTTTTAAAGCCCCTGAGCAGCCTTCTCGGCGTCGGTCGGCGGCGCAGGCCGTTGCGATTCTTCCTTGACATTGATTTCTTGCACGCCTGATACCTCACTTCCGCGGCTGTTGGTCGCACCTGTGGGAGCCTCACCGTCGAGCATCATCTCGCTGTGCTCCCCGATGCCATACCTCGCGGCAGCAGGAACCTCATGACCGTCTGCGTGTTGGTCGTGCTTCTGGGGTGTCCAGGCAAGGTAGTCACGACGGACCTCAACATAGTCGTAAGCGAATTCACCCAGCTGATCATCATCCATGCCGAGGAGTTCGGCCTCTTCGGATGCACGGAGCTTCAGGCCTGGGATGGCGTTGATGGCGTAGGCGACAATGGCCGACACAACGAAGGAGTAGGCGGAGGCAGCGACGATGAAGGCGATTTGGATGTAAAGTTGCTTCCAGTTGTGGATGAGCCAGCCGCCCATTTCAGAACCGGTGTTGACCCCGTCAAGGCCGACGATGGCGTCGTCTGCGAAGAAGGCGTTGAAAATGAGACCGACAATACCAGCAACACCGTGCTCGGCGAACACATCCATAGAGTCATCAATACGGATCCAGTATTTCACTAAAAGCATGTTAGCTAGTTCAAACGACATGCAGGATTAATTGACGAGCATACCCTTCGTGGAGTAGTTGCATACAATGCCGGTCACAATACCGAGAACAACACTAGCCCAGGGAGGAAGGAAACCGGAAGCAGGAGTAGCAGCGACAAGACCGGAGATTGTACCGGAACACCAACCGACCATCGACCACTTGCGAGCCAGGCGCCAATCGAGAATAACCCAAGTGATCGCGCCAAAGGCAGCGGTCAAGTTTGTGTTCCAGCATGCCATCGTAGCGCGCATGTTTGCACCGAATGACGAGCCACCGTTGAATCCAAGCCATCCGAACCAGAGAAAGACGGTACCGAGCAGAATGAGGGAAACATTGTGGGGGCGGAAGTTGAGCATCATGCGCTCCTGGCGACGACCGAGGACCATAGAGTATGCGAGCGCCGAAAGACCGGAGCAGATTTCGACGGggccaccaccagcataATCCAGCACGCCATAGTTGAAGGCCCAGCCGTTGACATTCCATACCCAGCAAGCGATGGGGCAGTACACGATTGTGGCCCAGACGAAAGTAAAGACCatggcaggaagaagacgcccACGTTCGGCAACCGCTCCCATAATGATAGCAGCAGTTACGGCACAGAATTGCATCTAGGACTGTCAGCCAAGGGGAAAACCAGTGCAAGGCCTCTGGTGGTGAATACCTGGTAGAAGGCGTAGAGGAGGTTAGGAACCAGAGGAGACCCTGGGCTGGGGTCCGCCAGAACCTTCATCAGACCGAAATTGCGCAGGTTTCCAATGTATCCATTTGTAGCGGTGGGAGAGAAAGCAAGCGAGTAACCCCAGAAGTACCATTGGAATGTTACAACGCACATCGAGCCCATACAAGCCCAGATCATGCTGAGGGCTGACTTGCGGCGAGCGAGACCGGAGTAAAGGAATCCGAGGCCAGGCACCATGAGcatgaccatggccgaaGCAACGATGATGTAGGCTTGGTCACCCGACTGGTACCATTTGTTCAAGTTTTCCACCCCTAGAAGCACGGCTGTTAGAACGCTGCAACGACAGAACCGACAGAACCGACAGAACCGACAGATTCGACAGAAACACAGGAACAACAATAGCAGCCGACGCGTCACGTACTTGAGTTTCCGCCCAGCTCGTTGGTGGCCAGGCTGGAATAGTCTGAGGGAGCGCCTGTCCAGTTGTACGAGGCATACTCGGGAGTGAAGGGAGCCATGCCTTCAgaggccatggctgcggcggtaGTGGTAGCGGTTGCGGTAGAGAAACGACGGATAAAATGCTGATATTGAAGTCAGACGTCTCTGGGCCCTCGATCAACGTGGGCAGGCGAGATATTAAGCAAGAGGAGTCCTGGTTGTGGAGAAAACGCCACGGGCGGAGGGCAGAGTATATAAGAGAAGAGCCAAGAACGGAGCAGAGATACAGAAAGATAGTGAGCAATCGAAATAGTAATTGATTCTGGATCGACGGGGACGGCCAAGTGGACCCGATCCAGAATTCGAAATTTGTTCCAACCCTCTTTCAGGTCACTGGGCACGTTAGtcggtcttcttcagcctccaGTCTCAAACAGGCTCAGGCCCGACCAAGCTAGAGATCAAGCTGACTAGTTCAAGCTGACTATTTCACGCTGGTCTCGCAACTGGTCTCACTCGGTTCTGGAGTCCaagggagagaaaaagcaaaaagcaagcatCAATGggcgaggaagccgaggGAGGCGCGGAAATTGATAGCCAATGGACGCAGGTCAATTGAATGCAAATCAAATGGGATAAAAGATTCAGAAAATATCCAAATCAGCGTCCTCTGTTGGCCGCCCTGGCTACTGACTCCATATATCAATATTTTCGTTTTCCGGACCCGTGGCGAACTCCAGTCTTCCCGGCACTGACTGCTCCGTCCATCTGCCATGAGGAACGATCATCGAATCTGTCCCATAATCCGTCAGAGTCCGTCCGAGTGCGTCAGAGTGGCAACCCAGGCAACAGGCTGTTGATTCCGCTGCAGTCGTAGTGGAAACCCCGTCGACTCCCTCGCGACTTCTCGGGTTGGCTCTATTGCTGGCTCCAGTGTTGGCTCCATTGTTTGGGTTGGTCGGCAGTGATAGTAGCGCTGAAACTGGATActcggcctcgtcctccCGTACAGTTGGGACTTTCAAGCATCGTGAACCGTGATCATGATATCCACCGGTCGATACCTGCTGGAATAGCCTCACTCAGTAATAATTAGAGTTGGCGTATCGCCCTTCGCCCCGTACGGGCCACTACCAGTTCGATCATCCAGATATCGGGACGCCTTGGCGAAACGAGGACCAGACTTCGTAAGGCCGAAACCGCTCTGTCTTCTGAGTCGCTCGCGAATGGCTCGCGAGGAATTACTACTTCTATTTATGCTTAGAGGCGGTCCTGGACTACGATAGTGATAGAGATAGCAGTTGGTGCAGCACTTCTTAAACTATCGTGCCGATACTGATAGACAGCGAGGGCTTGAGCCGTCAGCGCGCTCTTGTCGGTATAAAACAAACCCTTCGCGCAGACCAGAGGATCCCCATCACTGCACCAGCAGCGTTCTGCTTATCAGCATTTTCTTTCAGGTAACGCTAATCATCCGCCATTGGGCCGTTA
This sequence is a window from Aspergillus nidulans FGSC A4 chromosome IV. Protein-coding genes within it:
- a CDS encoding ammonium permease meaA (transcript_id=CADANIAT00000556) → MASEGMAPFTPEYASYNWTGAPSDYSSLATNELGGNSRVENLNKWYQSGDQAYIIVASAMVMLMVPGLGFLYSGLARRKSALSMIWACMGSMCVVTFQWYFWGYSLAFSPTATNGYIGNLRNFGLMKVLADPSPGSPLVPNLLYAFYQMQFCAVTAAIIMGAVAERGRLLPAMVFTFVWATIVYCPIACWVWNVNGWAFNYGVLDYAGGGPVEICSGLSALAYSMVLGRRQERMMLNFRPHNVSLILLGTVFLWFGWLGFNGGSSFGANMRATMACWNTNLTAAFGAITWVILDWRLARKWSMVGWCSGTISGLVAATPASGFLPPWASVVLGIVTGIVCNYSTKVKYWIRIDDSMDVFAEHGVAGIVGLIFNAFFADDAIVGLDGVNTGSEMGGWLIHNWKQLYIQIAFIVAASAYSFVVSAIVAYAINAIPGLKLRASEEAELLGMDDDQLGEFAYDYVEVRRDYLAWTPQKHDQHADGHEVPAAARYGIGEHSEMMLDGEAPTGATNSRGSEVSGVQEINVKEESQRPAPPTDAEKAAQGL